The genomic window CCATTGGACATACCAGTTCCTTGCCTCAGCCGTTTTTCCAGTACCTGCTGGCGCGAACACGATTTTTCCAATCGGAGTTGAGGTTCTGAATACTAGCATTCTGCACCTTGACCGCCCTTAATCTGTTTGGCACATCTTCAGCTTGAGCACAGATAACGGTGTTGTGCCCTAACTATGGTGACATAAACCAGCATGCTCAGCATGAAAAACTTACGAACTTCGTCTTTTCACAGAGGCTCGTTGCCACGCTGGGCTATTGGAGGGACATCAAACCCGCAAAAACGTTCGAAGGGGAAAGTTGCATTTTTTGTTTTTTGCTTTAGCGGTGCTTTCTGTTCGCAATATTGTTTTGTACAGTTTGGTCACTGCCTTCCACATCTTAAATAGCGGAAATGATATGCTTGAGCCTGTCCTTTCTTTGCCGTACAGATTGTATGCCTCGCCAATAGTACTCAAAGGCTTCAGATTGTAGACCAGATTGACGGCGTCCGACACGTCTGCATCAACAATGAAGATGTCCTCTGAGTCTTGCGCAATGAGCAAAACGTCTTGCGACAAAGCGCCTCATGAGACTACCCTGTTTGCGAGACCTGCGTATAGGCCGTTGTCAAGATAGTGGAAACGGACCTGCTATCGACAATTGTGTCGATCTCAACGCTGTTTCCGGGGCTCATACGCTCATACCCCGTCTAACTCCGGCTTTTAAAGGCCTCCAGCTCTGATTGCAGACCACCTGGACTTCGAGACTAATTGATTTTATGTTTCTAGCTAGTTTCTCTTCactttagtattataggttCAAAGCCTACATTCGCGGGCATCCGAAAGCCCACACGATGTAGACAGAGTAGAGGAGACAAGACTAGTGGAGATAGATTAGAAAAGACAACACAAACACATAAGACAATTAAGCCACTAAGAAAGGAATTAAACGAGCTTTAGAAGACTTTTAGGTTTAGTTGTGTAGTTAAGACGCTTTAGCGAACCCAGTACAGAAACTTACCGAGGGTCTTTCTTCGATAAGTAGAGCAAGCCGCCACTCAATATGGAGCCAATACTTCCAGACGTTGCAGAGAAATAAGCGAAATTTTTAAAGAAAGGGACAGCACATCCTTTCCAGCAATCATTACAAGCTTTTGCATCATCGAATTCATCCGATCAGTTGATGCTAGTGTCCTGACTTTCCTCGTCAGAGCCATTGCTAGGGATCTCCATACGAGCACAGTATACTTATATTGGTGCAGTGCTGCATATCTCTTCAGTATGACAGTCACACAGCCGGTGTTTGGAGGTATCGCTGAGATCATTGGGAAAGTGACATGCACGCTTTCCGTCACAGTCATCTTCATAGTTGCAAGCATTGCATGTGCCGCAGCGAATAAAATCAGTTGGCTCATCTCAGCACGAGCGGTAAGGTAATATAATATCTCTCTGTACTTAACACCACCAAGAGGCCAGTGTTGATAATTTTGGAACTATAACTTCAAGGTCTAGGTTCCGGAGGAGCTGACATGGCGTTTAATATTGTTATTGTTCTAGACTACAGGTGATGGAGATATAGGGGATTGAAACTTGGCGTTGTACTAGTCCACGGTAAACAGGCCATCTGAGGTTTGCAAGGCTCACGTACGAAAAATATCAGTATCTCTGGAGCATGAAGGCCTAATCACAAATATATACCAATCAAAGCGTCGTCATCTTAGTGATATCATTTTGCTGGTAGCTTGAACAAAACCCCAAGGGGGACTTCCAACTCCATATCATCACAAAAATTGATCATAGCAGAACGGATCCGATTTGATGCAATGCGTAACGATCAGAACACTGTGTTGATGTTATGGGAGTAAAAACTGATGTTGGTGTTGCACATGTGATGCAGCTGTGACGTAACCGTATGCGATCTCTATCTTGAACGTCATGGATAGCCTATTTAATCTCAGCAGGCAACACGCGCCTTTAAAAGTTGATCCCAAAAGCTATCAAACTTCCCAAAAACACTCCAGTCCCACACAACCAAGATGCAATCAGTGCTAGGCAAAGTCATTGGCCCCAAGGAGGTCCACCCCGAGAACCTTGACGGTCGCGTCGCAGTCGTGACTGGTGGCGCACTCGGTATCGGGTACATCGTCTTGAAACCTTGGGAATCACTTTTTGAACTGACAAGAACGCAGGTATGAAGTCAGCCGCGCGCTAGCTCTTGCTGGCGTGAAAGTGATCATGGTAAACCGCAAAGAAGAGCAAGGAACCGATGCCATTGAAACAATCAGGAAGGAGAAGTCAGATGCTCAAGTCGAGTGGAAGCACTGCGATATGGGCAACTTGAACGAAGTCAAGAACGTTTTCACCGAGATTCGCAACTCGCTGGATCGCCTTGACTTCCTCGTGCTCTCAGCAGGTATCAACACCAACCAGTACGGCACAGATGCAGACGGCATTGACCGCCATTTTGGCGTCAACTGGCTCGGGCATTTCTATGTCTGCAACCAGCTGTGGCCGCTACTGCGCAAGACAGGCAAGCTGGGCGAGAAGCCAGCACCCAGGGTGGTGTTCGAGGCGAGTGAGATGCACCGCACTGCGCCGTCCAACGTGCACTTTGCCAGTCTGGATGAGCTCAACAATCCCGACATTGGGCCCACACAGTTGTACGGACGTACAAAGCTGGCTATGATCTTGGGCGCTAAGTACGGGCTGCGAGACCGCGTTATCAAGCCCAACAGCGATAACGTATACGCGTTGAGTGTGCACCCTGGCGCCGTAAGTCGAAAATGCTCGATGAAATACTAAGTGCGCGATACTGACGAATACATTAGGTCAACACAGCAATGCAACAGCAATGGAAAGACGCCTATCCAGGTATCACCGGCGTGCTCCTCACCAACGCCATGCTGACGATCGGGCGGTCTCCAGAACAAGGCTCTTACAGCGCGCTGTGGGCGTTGACAGATCCTTCGATTGAGGAGAAGGATCTCAACGGGTACTACTTCGCGGACCCCGGGCAGCCGGGCAAGGAGACAGCGCAGGCTAGTGACCCAGCACTGGGCGCCGCGCTCTGGGATCTGAGTACGCGTCTCGTGAAGGAGAAGGTTGGCGACGACGCACTACTGGACTGGAATGCGGAGGGAAAGAAGAACTAAGTACGCCGTGCGTACGTCTAGACGAGATCCCTCTAATGACCGAAAAACGGACACTCCACCCTCAATTCTTTACCTCATCCTGACTATGAAAAGCCCGAGCAACCGCGAGACTGACGACTGGGTAGCTCATAATGCGATCGTGCAAACCATGCTTCACAATCTGCTCGCGGACAACCCCTCCCTCCCCACGCCAGTCCATCTCCCATCCTCCCGCACCAAGTGGAACCCTCTCTACAACCTTTCTCCTTTCCAGGTCTTCAAACGTCACGGACGATTCGGTATCTAGCGTGGCGTTCACAGCATGCCAGAACAAGACATCTGAGTGCACCGTGGGGATATCGTAGTCGTCTTCGGCATGAATGAGGGTGATGTCGTACTTGCATGTGCGGCCTTGGATCCTAGTCGAATCCAGATGTCTGACGAGCGCAGCCAGTTTTTCCTGCGACGGCCACTTGCTGACGATGAAGTGATTTAGCAGCGTGAGCAGCCTAGGAAAGAGAGCTACGGGCGATAGTAGCGGAATTGTGCCGGCTACTTTATATGTCTTGGTCAACGAGGCTACGTCTGCAAAGGGCGCGACTAGCACGGTACCAGCGAAGAGCACAGGAGGTGATTGCGTAGCTAGGTGGTGCGTGAGGGATAGCGCTACGGCTGTTCCGATGGATTGCGCAAATACGACTATTCTCTCTGGAGGAACACCTGCTGTCTGTGTTGCAAAGTCGACAAGCGTAAGGGCGTCAGTCAGAAGCCCGGCTTCTGATGGCCACCCTGTACTTGTGCCGAAGCCGCGGTAGTCGATAACGAGCACATGGACATTTGTGGACGCTGCAGATAGCGCTCGATAGCTCTGTGGTCGCCAGCCCGAGCCCAATGTTCCTGCTGCCCCGTGGAGGTACACGACCAGCTGTGCCGTAGGGTCGTCTTTCAGCAGGTTGAACGACAGCCGTTTTTCGACATCTTCACATAGCCCTGTAGGCTCGTCGCGAAGCTCATCTTGATGCTGACGATACGTCTCCAATGGCAAAATGTGCCACGCATGCAGAGTCTCGCCATCGGGCGTCTTCAAGTGGAAAGGCGTGACTTGATTTCTTAGAAACCCCCATTGCTCGGGTACATTCACGTCTTGAAACCAAGTAAGCGTTACACGATGCAGGTAGATGACATGATCCTGCAGCGTTGGGATAGTGAGAAGCGAGATGAAGGCTGCGTAGATGCCAACAATACCGGCCAAGGTACCAAGAAGCGGTTTCAGCACGGCAGTCGCAGGTGCCATGGTTTTTGAAGATAACCACGTGTCAGGATGTGAATGAGGAAGTTGCTAGAAGCGAGAGCGGTTGATATGCATCTTTACTGCACGTGAAGGTGGGATGCACGCGATGGATCGCGTTTCGGACACCAGTGGTTGGCGCTTGGCGAACCAATCACAGGTCCATCAGCCTTTCCCCTGAGGCCGGTGCCATAGCGCTCCCGTATCGCCAATTTCGTTCCATGTTCTTCGCTTCGGCTCGCTGCCTGTTCTCGAAACGCTAACATTCGAAAGTCATGACTGTGAAGTCATGGAGAATTGAAATATTGAGAGAGAGCAGGTCAGTATACGACGTTGAAGTCTTTTCTCGCCGAACACCTCTTGAATTCCCTCTACTCCAGCGTATATTTACTTTGCGGTCAAGCTCTGATGATATACAGTGTGCCGCTCCTGAAACAATGTGGCTTGATGACATACATATGCATGTGCATCCTGGCGCTTGTTGGTGGTGTCCAGTGTTTGCGTCCAGGTAGAACAGTGTATGTAGGGACCTTTCCCGCACATCTGTCTTATCTGTGCGTATATCCCATCCCCGGGAAGGGTCTGGCATTTTCTCTCTGTATGCTGTCATCGTAATGAATGCCTCGTACGTACCTTTGTCTTCTTTCCTTGTCATTTGCGTGCTCCTCAGCAGGTCTCTTGCTTCGGCCGGTTCAGTCAATGCCTGTAGTTTCCAGTCGGACGAGCTGGCACGGAATGCATCATCAGCTCGAGTGACGGCCTGGGTCGAGCAGCCCAACTTCCGAGGCACCTTCGACATCCTCTGGACCTGTCTTGTAACGATTGGCATCAGCACATACACTATGTTGTGTCTGAATATCCCTGCACCAAAAGACACCTACCTGCAGCTGGTGGGTCGCCGGACGCTGTGGATGATTCTGGGGATCATGGGCCCTGAGTTCGTTCTTACATACGCTGCTGGGCAGTGGAGTAGAGCGAAGTGGTCAGTCAAAGCGTTCAAAGAGTCCGGGTACCACAAGTGGCACATGAGGCAGGCTTTCTTTGCTGATATGGGTGGTTTCGTCTTCCACCCGAGAGACGGCGATCCGTTTCCGCTCAATGCGACCCAACTACACTGGTTGATTCGCCATCAGTATGTTGACTTCCCAAGCGTAACAAAACGAGAGATTTGGGACAATTCAAAGCAAGACACCTTCGCAAAGGTAATCACCGCCTTTCAAGTCAGCTACCTCATCATTCAATGCGCCGCGCGGGCCGCTCAGGGGCTTACCATCACCACGCTCGAACTAAACGCCCTCGCCATTGTTGTCTGTTCACTAATGACATCATACGCCTGGCTTCATAAGCCTGCAGACGTCCACAGTCCCATTCATATACATTCACCAAAAACCCTCGACGAGATCAAAGGCAACCAAGACTGGGATCTGACGCCCCTAGACTTCGTCGACGAGAATGGCCCAGGATACTCCGTGAACATACAGCCGTTCATAAACATGCCCGTCATCCCGGCCGAACGGCCCATTCAGCGTATACCCAATGACCGCTTCCCTACGAACCCATACGGCATCCAAGAGTACCTCCTGTGCCTTGCCACGCTCCTCTTCAGCGGCATACACGTGGCGGGGTGGAACTTTGACTTCCCCACTGCAACCGAGCGCACGCTGTGGCGCATTTCATCGCTGCTGTTATTCGGCATCACGGCCGCGTTTTGGCTGTTCGAGACAATCGCGTCGTGGACCCGACTCGGGCGCTGGCGAATGGTCTGGCTGTACCTCTTCAA from Ascochyta rabiei chromosome 2, complete sequence includes these protein-coding regions:
- a CDS encoding Acylglycerol lipase; protein product: MAPATAVLKPLLGTLAGIVGIYAAFISLLTIPTLQDHVIYLHRVTLTWFQDVNVPEQWGFLRNQVTPFHLKTPDGETLHAWHILPLETYRQHQDELRDEPTGLCEDVEKRLSFNLLKDDPTAQLVVYLHGAAGTLGSGWRPQSYRALSAASTNVHVLVIDYRGFGTSTGWPSEAGLLTDALTLVDFATQTAGVPPERIVVFAQSIGTAVALSLTHHLATQSPPVLFAGTVLVAPFADVASLTKTYKVAGTIPLLSPVALFPRLLTLLNHFIVSKWPSQEKLAALVRHLDSTRIQGRTCKYDITLIHAEDDYDIPTVHSDVLFWHAVNATLDTESSVTFEDLERRKVVERVPLGAGGWEMDWRGEGGVVREQIVKHGLHDRIMSYPVVSLAVARAFHSQDEVKN